Proteins encoded in a region of the Ruegeria sp. AD91A genome:
- a CDS encoding MmcQ/YjbR family DNA-binding protein has translation MKTKETGPLDKSAGNAADNDAGHRVHIPSVIMASPSSQALSLLERFGTVPVMDRNYVNFICKELPGAELSDPWGGGHDAWKIGGKMFACIGIANDGVSVKTPDLETAQMVIDAGVGMKAPYFHRSWVRLPFDAETDELRHRLTVSYDLVRASLTKKLQATLPPRS, from the coding sequence ATGAAAACGAAAGAAACCGGCCCGCTTGATAAATCAGCAGGTAATGCAGCAGATAATGATGCAGGTCACCGGGTTCATATCCCATCGGTTATCATGGCGTCACCCTCAAGCCAAGCATTGAGTTTACTCGAACGCTTCGGCACAGTGCCGGTCATGGATCGAAACTACGTCAATTTCATCTGCAAAGAACTCCCCGGAGCCGAACTGTCGGACCCGTGGGGCGGCGGGCATGACGCCTGGAAAATCGGCGGCAAGATGTTTGCCTGTATCGGAATTGCAAATGACGGCGTGTCGGTCAAAACGCCCGACCTTGAAACGGCGCAGATGGTGATCGATGCTGGTGTCGGAATGAAAGCCCCCTATTTTCACCGTAGCTGGGTCCGCCTGCCGTTTGATGCCGAAACAGACGAGCTGCGCCATCGTTTGACGGTTTCATATGACCTCGTTCGCGCGTCGTTGACTAAAAAACTTCAGGCGACCTTGCCACCGCGAAGCTGA
- a CDS encoding outer membrane protein — protein MNQTFKPLPALIAAALIVSASSGLAEDWTGGYVGLSFGYADADGPGGSSGDDTSFGAHVGYDQDFGNFVLGGELEYNRLSLNLNQSQGSLDSMTRLKLRGGYDFGSALGYVVVGAARAETSVDSDTAAVYGIGIAYPIGKNFVISGEALRQDFDDVTRSTGGLDSNVFNLRTTFRF, from the coding sequence TTGAACCAGACTTTTAAACCTCTTCCTGCCCTGATTGCTGCGGCTCTGATCGTCAGCGCCAGCTCTGGTTTGGCAGAGGATTGGACGGGTGGCTACGTAGGGCTCAGCTTTGGATACGCGGATGCGGATGGACCGGGGGGATCAAGCGGAGATGACACTTCTTTTGGGGCGCATGTAGGCTATGATCAGGACTTCGGGAATTTCGTTCTTGGCGGTGAACTTGAATACAACCGCCTGTCCCTGAACCTAAACCAGTCTCAGGGAAGCCTGGACAGCATGACCCGTTTGAAACTGCGTGGCGGGTACGATTTCGGCAGTGCGCTGGGGTATGTGGTCGTTGGCGCGGCACGGGCCGAAACATCCGTCGATAGCGATACCGCCGCCGTTTACGGAATCGGCATTGCTTATCCGATTGGTAAGAATTTTGTCATCAGCGGTGAAGCGCTGCGGCAAGACTTCGATGATGTTACCCGATCCACCGGTGGCTTGGATTCCAACGTCTTCAATCTGCGTACAACATTCCGTTTCTGA
- a CDS encoding vitamin B12-dependent ribonucleotide reductase, with translation MKIERKFTKSDQDAYAELNFVSATSEIRNPDGTIVFRLDDVEVPSSWSQVASDVIAQKYFRKAGVPTKLKKVKEKDVPEFLWRSVPAEGAEFEGETSSKQVFDRLAGAWAYWGWKGGYFSTEEDARAYFDEMRYMLATQRAAPNSPQWFNTGLHWAYGIDGPAQGHHYVDYKTGKLTKSKSAYEHPQPHACFIQSVDDDLVNEGGIMDLWVREARLFKYGSGTGTNFSHLRAEGEALSGGGKSSGLMGFLKIGDRAAGAIKSGGTTRRAAKMVIVDADHPDIEKFIEWKVIEEQKVASIVAGSKMHEKMLNGLFEAIRTWDGAQEDAYDPKKNDALKTAVREAKKVAIPETYIKRVLDYAKQGHDSIEFPTYDTDWDSDAYSSVSGQNSNNSIRVTNAFLTAVEKDADWQLINRTDGKVAKTVKARDLWEKVGHAAWACADPGIQFHDTVNEWHTCPEDGEIRGSNPCSEYMFLDDTACNLASMNLLTFLKDGEFQAADYMHASRLWTLTLEISVTMAQFPSKEIAQLSYDFRTLGLGYANIGGLLMNMGYSYDSDEGRAICGALTAIMTGVAYATSAEIAGELGPFTGYERNADHMLRVIRNHRRAAQGVTDGYEKLAVKPVPLDHGNCPDKRLVDLAMSAWDEALSLGEKNGYRNAQATVIAPTGTIGLVMDCDTTGIEPDFALVKFKKLAGGGYFKIINRSVPSALEKLGYSSSQIEEIVSYAVGHGTIGNAPGINHTSLTGHGFGPNELAKVDAALESAFDIRFVFNQWTLGEDFCTGVLGIPATKLNDPTFDLLRHLGFTRADIEAANDHVCGTMTLEGAPHLKEEHYSIFDCANPCGKKGKRFLGVDSHITMMAAAQSFISGAISKTINMPNDATIEDCQKAYELSWSLGVKANALYRDGSKLSQPLAAALVEDDDEAAEVLESGSMQEKAVVLAEKVIEKVVVKEIIRSHREKLPHRRKGYTQKAIVGGHKVYLRTGEFEDGQLGEIFIDMHKEGAGFRAMMNNFAIAVSVGLQYGVPLEEFVDAFTFTKFEPAGMVQGNDSIKNATSILDYIFRELAVSYLDRTDLAHVKPEGATFDDLGRGEDEGVSNVSEISESAASKSLEVLKQISSTGYLRKRLPQDLAVFNAGQAELNGMAEPAAAFEEPPAETAVATSMDARTKAKMQGYEGDPCGECGNYTLVRNGTCMKCNTCGATSGCS, from the coding sequence ACGCCTATGCGGAACTGAATTTTGTGTCCGCAACGTCTGAAATCCGAAATCCGGACGGTACAATTGTTTTTCGGCTGGATGACGTCGAAGTCCCTTCCAGCTGGTCGCAGGTCGCAAGCGATGTAATTGCGCAGAAATACTTCCGCAAGGCGGGGGTGCCCACCAAGCTCAAGAAAGTGAAAGAAAAAGATGTTCCCGAATTTCTGTGGCGCTCGGTTCCGGCTGAGGGCGCAGAGTTCGAAGGAGAAACATCGTCGAAGCAAGTGTTCGACCGTCTGGCCGGTGCCTGGGCCTATTGGGGCTGGAAGGGCGGCTATTTCTCGACCGAAGAAGACGCGCGCGCCTATTTTGACGAGATGCGCTATATGCTGGCGACCCAGCGCGCGGCACCGAACTCTCCGCAATGGTTCAACACTGGCCTGCACTGGGCCTATGGCATCGACGGACCGGCGCAGGGGCACCACTATGTCGACTACAAGACCGGCAAGCTGACCAAGTCGAAATCGGCCTATGAACATCCGCAGCCGCATGCCTGCTTCATCCAGTCGGTTGATGACGACCTGGTGAACGAAGGCGGCATCATGGATCTGTGGGTGCGCGAGGCGCGCCTGTTCAAATACGGCTCGGGCACCGGGACAAACTTCAGCCATCTGCGTGCAGAAGGAGAGGCGCTGTCGGGTGGCGGTAAGTCTTCGGGGCTGATGGGCTTTCTCAAGATCGGCGACCGCGCCGCTGGCGCGATCAAATCAGGCGGGACAACCCGTCGGGCAGCAAAGATGGTGATCGTCGATGCAGATCACCCTGACATCGAGAAATTCATCGAATGGAAGGTGATTGAAGAGCAGAAGGTAGCCTCGATCGTTGCCGGATCGAAGATGCACGAGAAGATGCTGAACGGCCTTTTCGAGGCTATCCGCACGTGGGACGGCGCGCAGGAAGATGCCTACGATCCGAAAAAGAACGACGCGTTGAAAACGGCCGTTCGAGAGGCAAAAAAGGTCGCGATCCCGGAGACTTATATCAAACGCGTTCTGGATTACGCCAAGCAGGGCCACGACAGCATCGAGTTCCCGACTTATGATACAGACTGGGATTCGGACGCTTACAGCTCGGTCTCGGGCCAGAACTCGAACAACTCGATCCGCGTGACTAACGCGTTCCTGACTGCTGTCGAGAAAGACGCGGACTGGCAGCTGATCAACCGCACCGATGGCAAAGTCGCAAAGACTGTCAAGGCGCGCGATCTTTGGGAAAAGGTTGGTCACGCCGCATGGGCTTGTGCTGATCCGGGCATCCAGTTCCACGACACGGTCAACGAATGGCACACATGCCCCGAAGATGGTGAGATCCGCGGCTCGAACCCGTGCTCTGAATACATGTTCCTTGACGACACGGCCTGTAATCTGGCGTCGATGAACCTGCTGACCTTCCTCAAGGATGGAGAGTTCCAGGCAGCGGATTATATGCATGCCTCACGCCTGTGGACCCTGACGCTGGAAATCTCGGTGACGATGGCGCAGTTCCCGTCGAAAGAAATTGCGCAACTGTCCTATGACTTCCGCACCTTGGGTCTGGGCTATGCCAATATCGGCGGATTGCTGATGAACATGGGCTACAGCTACGACTCGGACGAGGGTCGGGCGATCTGTGGCGCGCTGACTGCGATCATGACCGGCGTGGCCTATGCGACCTCGGCCGAGATTGCCGGTGAGCTTGGCCCGTTCACAGGCTATGAGCGCAACGCGGACCACATGCTGCGCGTCATCCGCAACCATCGCCGTGCGGCGCAAGGCGTGACAGACGGATACGAGAAACTGGCGGTCAAGCCAGTGCCACTGGATCATGGCAACTGCCCCGACAAGCGTCTGGTCGATCTGGCCATGTCAGCCTGGGATGAGGCGCTGAGCCTTGGTGAGAAGAACGGCTATCGCAACGCGCAGGCCACCGTGATTGCTCCAACCGGCACCATTGGTCTGGTGATGGATTGCGACACCACCGGGATTGAGCCTGACTTTGCACTGGTGAAGTTCAAGAAGCTGGCCGGTGGCGGCTACTTCAAGATCATCAACCGCTCGGTGCCTTCGGCGCTGGAAAAGCTGGGCTATTCCTCGTCGCAGATCGAAGAGATCGTATCCTATGCCGTTGGTCACGGCACCATCGGCAACGCGCCGGGGATCAACCATACCTCGCTGACCGGTCACGGCTTTGGCCCGAATGAACTGGCAAAGGTGGACGCCGCGCTGGAAAGCGCCTTCGACATCCGGTTCGTCTTCAACCAATGGACACTGGGTGAAGATTTCTGCACGGGCGTTCTTGGCATCCCGGCGACCAAACTGAACGATCCGACCTTCGATTTGCTGCGGCATCTGGGCTTTACCCGTGCGGATATCGAGGCAGCCAATGACCACGTTTGCGGAACCATGACACTGGAAGGTGCGCCGCATCTGAAGGAAGAGCACTACTCGATCTTCGATTGCGCCAATCCGTGTGGCAAGAAAGGCAAGCGTTTCCTTGGAGTTGACAGTCATATCACCATGATGGCGGCGGCACAGAGCTTCATCTCGGGTGCGATCTCGAAAACGATCAACATGCCGAATGACGCAACCATCGAGGATTGCCAGAAAGCCTATGAACTCAGCTGGTCGTTGGGTGTGAAGGCCAACGCGCTTTATCGTGACGGCTCGAAACTGTCGCAGCCGCTGGCGGCTGCACTGGTCGAGGATGACGACGAGGCGGCAGAAGTGCTGGAAAGCGGTTCGATGCAGGAAAAGGCCGTCGTCCTGGCAGAAAAGGTGATCGAAAAGGTTGTGGTCAAAGAGATCATCCGCAGCCATCGCGAGAAACTGCCGCATCGCCGCAAGGGCTATACCCAGAAGGCAATCGTCGGTGGCCACAAGGTGTACCTGCGCACAGGTGAGTTCGAAGACGGTCAGTTGGGCGAGATTTTCATCGACATGCACAAGGAAGGCGCTGGCTTCCGGGCGATGATGAACAACTTCGCCATCGCCGTGTCGGTTGGCCTGCAATATGGCGTGCCGCTGGAAGAGTTCGTGGATGCGTTCACATTCACCAAGTTCGAACCGGCGGGGATGGTGCAGGGTAACGATTCGATCAAGAATGCGACGTCGATCCTGGATTACATCTTCCGCGAACTGGCCGTGTCCTACCTGGATCGCACCGATCTGGCCCATGTGAAACCCGAGGGCGCTACCTTTGACGATCTGGGTCGCGGTGAAGACGAGGGTGTCTCGAACGTCTCTGAAATCAGCGAAAGTGCCGCGTCCAAGTCTTTGGAAGTGTTGAAACAAATCAGCTCGACTGGGTATCTGCGTAAGCGCTTGCCACAGGATCTGGCTGTGTTCAATGCTGGCCAGGCTGAATTGAATGGCATGGCCGAACCCGCAGCTGCTTTCGAAGAACCGCCAGCCGAAACGGCGGTGGCCACCAGCATGGACGCCCGCACAAAGGCCAAGATGCAGGGTTATGAAGGCGATCCTTGCGGCGAATGCGGAAATTACACGCTGGTGCGTAACGGCACGTGCATGAAGTGCAACACCTGCGGCGCGACAAGCGGGTGTAGCTGA
- a CDS encoding pyridoxal phosphate-dependent aminotransferase — protein sequence MKLSERITQITGGGSDGWDVFYRARRMLSEGLAVTELTIGEHDTRTDPSILQAMELSARNGHTGYAMVPGTDLLRDTVAARVQTRTGVPTSRKNVLITPGGQAALFASHMAVCDPGDVGLFLDPYYATYPGTIRGVGAVARAVQTTAEDAFQPKAEWIDAAAEGAVSLLINTPNNPTGVVYSRQSLEEVADVCQRRDLWLISDEVYDTQVWDGEHISPRTLPGMAERTLVVGSMSKSHAMTGSRCGWVVGPKEVISHLINLATHTTYGVPGFVQDASSYALTAGVELEEKIAAPFRRRRALAMDILASQNTVGLVPTQGAMYLMLDIRATGLSGDAFANALLNAHRIAVMPGESFGKAATGHIRVAMTVEDERFAVALKTLCTFASQLARKHAAE from the coding sequence ATGAAATTGTCTGAACGCATCACGCAGATCACCGGCGGCGGCAGCGACGGCTGGGACGTGTTTTACCGCGCCCGCCGGATGCTGAGCGAAGGACTAGCCGTAACCGAGCTGACAATCGGTGAACATGACACCCGAACCGACCCTTCGATTCTTCAGGCGATGGAGCTCTCGGCCCGCAACGGCCATACAGGTTACGCGATGGTGCCCGGCACGGACCTGCTGCGCGACACGGTTGCCGCACGGGTTCAGACCCGCACAGGTGTTCCTACCTCGCGGAAGAACGTTCTGATCACCCCCGGCGGGCAAGCCGCCCTGTTCGCGTCACATATGGCCGTGTGCGACCCCGGTGATGTGGGCCTGTTCCTCGACCCTTACTATGCCACCTATCCCGGAACAATTCGGGGCGTTGGCGCTGTTGCCCGCGCGGTTCAAACCACCGCTGAAGACGCTTTCCAGCCCAAAGCCGAGTGGATCGACGCTGCTGCTGAAGGCGCTGTTTCGCTGTTGATCAACACGCCAAACAATCCGACCGGTGTGGTCTATTCCCGTCAATCGCTGGAGGAGGTCGCCGATGTCTGCCAGCGGCGCGATCTTTGGCTGATTTCGGATGAGGTTTACGACACGCAGGTCTGGGACGGCGAACACATTTCTCCGCGTACGCTGCCCGGCATGGCAGAACGCACACTTGTGGTTGGATCCATGTCCAAGTCCCACGCCATGACCGGGTCGCGGTGTGGATGGGTCGTCGGCCCCAAGGAGGTCATCAGCCATCTGATCAACCTGGCCACCCACACCACCTACGGCGTTCCCGGGTTCGTGCAGGATGCCTCCAGTTATGCGCTGACCGCAGGTGTTGAACTGGAAGAAAAGATCGCCGCCCCGTTCCGCCGTCGACGTGCCCTGGCAATGGATATACTGGCCTCGCAAAACACCGTAGGCCTCGTACCTACGCAGGGTGCCATGTATCTGATGCTGGATATCCGCGCGACCGGGTTGTCGGGGGACGCGTTTGCCAACGCGCTGCTGAACGCACACAGAATTGCCGTCATGCCCGGCGAAAGCTTCGGCAAGGCTGCTACCGGGCACATACGGGTTGCCATGACCGTGGAGGATGAACGCTTTGCAGTGGCGCTGAAAACGCTTTGTACTTTCGCGTCACAACTTGCGAGGAAGCACGCAGCAGAATAG
- a CDS encoding trimethylamine methyltransferase family protein codes for MNDQSRNTSRSGGRAARRAARATALPDHLRPVRAGMEGGVLNVLTQAQIERIHEAALTALETIGLADAPQSGIDYLVGAGCILGDDGRIRFPRALVEDTIAKANRKVTLYSRDGKTDLELAGTKVHYGTAGAAVSMVDVHGREYRDSTVQDLHDAARICQQLDNIHFVQRPMVCRDIVDNLEMDLNTIYASCSGTFKHIGTSFTEPSHVAPAMEMIYMIAGGEDKYRERPFVSNSNCFVVPPMKFATESCEVMEECIKAGMPVLLLSAGMAGATAPSTIAGAIAQATAECLAGLVYVNAVSPGAPAIFGTWPFGLDLRTGAMSIGSGEQALLTAGCAQMHRFYDLPGGAAAGASDSKLPDMQAGWEQMCSNVMAGLSGLNMVYEAAGMHASLLGFCFESLILSDDLIGQAQRCVRGIEVTDETLALDQIASVCMGGPGHYLGTDATLSRMQADYVYPTFGDRSSPKEWVELGKPDLVEKATARKEEILSTPSAARFDPLLDAELREKFNIHLPI; via the coding sequence ATGAACGACCAATCCCGCAACACCTCGCGCAGCGGCGGACGCGCAGCGCGTCGCGCGGCCCGTGCCACTGCATTGCCTGATCATCTGCGCCCCGTGCGCGCCGGTATGGAAGGCGGCGTTCTGAATGTCCTGACACAGGCACAGATAGAACGTATCCACGAGGCCGCCCTGACAGCACTTGAGACTATTGGTCTTGCCGACGCTCCGCAAAGCGGAATCGACTATTTGGTCGGTGCAGGCTGTATTTTGGGTGATGATGGCCGCATCCGCTTTCCCCGTGCCCTTGTCGAAGACACGATCGCAAAAGCGAACCGCAAGGTTACGTTGTACAGCCGCGATGGAAAGACCGATCTGGAACTGGCAGGTACCAAAGTACATTACGGCACGGCTGGCGCCGCCGTTTCCATGGTCGACGTTCATGGTCGTGAATATCGCGATTCAACCGTGCAAGACCTGCATGATGCCGCACGCATCTGCCAGCAGCTTGACAATATTCACTTTGTTCAACGCCCCATGGTCTGTCGCGATATCGTCGACAACCTGGAAATGGACCTGAACACGATCTACGCAAGTTGTTCGGGAACGTTCAAACATATCGGCACGTCCTTCACGGAACCAAGCCACGTCGCCCCCGCGATGGAGATGATCTACATGATCGCGGGCGGCGAAGACAAATATCGCGAGCGCCCTTTTGTCTCGAACTCGAACTGCTTCGTCGTCCCGCCGATGAAATTCGCCACAGAAAGCTGTGAAGTGATGGAGGAGTGCATCAAGGCCGGTATGCCGGTGCTGTTGCTGTCAGCCGGGATGGCTGGTGCCACCGCGCCATCGACAATCGCTGGTGCAATCGCCCAGGCGACAGCGGAATGCCTTGCTGGTCTGGTTTATGTAAATGCCGTAAGCCCCGGTGCCCCCGCAATTTTTGGCACCTGGCCCTTTGGCCTTGATCTGCGAACTGGCGCAATGTCCATCGGTTCGGGTGAGCAAGCCCTGTTGACGGCAGGTTGTGCCCAGATGCACCGTTTCTACGATTTGCCGGGAGGCGCAGCAGCCGGTGCATCAGATTCGAAGCTGCCTGACATGCAAGCCGGATGGGAACAGATGTGCTCGAACGTGATGGCGGGGTTGTCCGGGTTGAACATGGTTTATGAGGCCGCTGGTATGCACGCTTCTCTGCTGGGTTTCTGCTTCGAAAGCCTCATTCTCAGCGACGACCTGATCGGTCAGGCACAGCGCTGTGTGCGCGGGATCGAAGTGACGGATGAAACCTTGGCACTGGATCAGATCGCGTCCGTATGCATGGGGGGGCCTGGTCATTATCTGGGAACGGATGCAACCCTCAGCCGGATGCAGGCTGACTATGTCTATCCGACGTTTGGGGACCGCTCTTCCCCCAAGGAGTGGGTGGAGCTCGGCAAGCCGGATCTGGTTGAAAAGGCAACTGCCCGCAAGGAAGAGATACTGTCCACCCCGTCAGCGGCCCGGTTCGACCCGCTGCTTGACGCGGAGCTTCGGGAAAAGTTCAACATTCACTTGCCGATATAG
- the cysS gene encoding cysteine--tRNA ligase, whose protein sequence is MTTIKLHNTRTRTKEDFVPIDPENVRMYVCGPTVYDRAHLGNARPVVVFDVLYRLLRHVYGAEHVTYVRNFTDVDDKINATALKRKQAGAEGTLEQLVQERSNETIGWYLHDMGALGTLEPTEMPRATQYIAQMIAMIEDLIAKGHAYAAEGHVLFAVDSWKESYGKLSGRSVDDMIAGARVEVAPYKKNPMDFVLWKPSTDELPGWDSPWGRGRPGWHIECSAMSYELLGESFDIHGGGNDLMFPHHENEIAQSKCAHPHGEFARVWLHNEMLQVEGRKMSKSLGNFFTVHDLLEQGVPGEVIRFVFLQTHYRKPMDWTEKKAREAEATLRKWRALTSGIEPAASAAPAVVEALADDLNTAGAMTELYRLERQISRQKTALNEPMNLTSGLLQNFLASAQLLGLLLPEAGAWAQTSQIGEELDDLIQELLMVRSQARTEKKWAQADMIRDGFKAAGVKIKDGNNVASWSIEKDELDALPYFHQVRAAFASGNSIELQHALDDAKEAGVHFSDVSQLDVAPAWRTKPSFAFVQSRLRELKRELERGK, encoded by the coding sequence ATGACGACGATCAAGCTGCACAACACGCGGACGCGGACGAAAGAAGACTTCGTGCCGATCGATCCTGAAAACGTGCGGATGTATGTCTGTGGTCCGACGGTCTATGACCGCGCGCATCTGGGCAACGCCCGCCCGGTTGTGGTGTTCGACGTTCTTTATCGTCTGTTGCGCCATGTCTACGGCGCAGAACACGTGACCTATGTGCGCAACTTCACAGACGTGGACGATAAGATCAACGCGACCGCCCTCAAGCGCAAGCAGGCCGGGGCCGAAGGAACGCTCGAGCAGTTGGTGCAGGAACGATCTAATGAAACCATCGGCTGGTACCTGCATGATATGGGTGCTTTGGGCACGTTGGAGCCAACCGAGATGCCGCGCGCGACCCAGTACATTGCTCAGATGATCGCAATGATCGAAGATCTGATCGCCAAGGGCCATGCCTATGCCGCCGAAGGCCATGTTCTGTTTGCTGTCGACAGTTGGAAAGAGAGCTACGGAAAACTGTCGGGGCGCTCGGTGGACGACATGATCGCAGGCGCGCGGGTTGAGGTGGCGCCCTACAAGAAGAACCCGATGGATTTCGTTCTGTGGAAACCGTCAACTGATGAACTGCCGGGCTGGGACAGCCCATGGGGGCGGGGACGTCCGGGGTGGCACATCGAATGCTCGGCCATGAGCTATGAGTTGTTGGGCGAGAGTTTTGATATCCACGGTGGCGGCAACGACCTGATGTTCCCGCACCACGAGAACGAGATCGCGCAGAGCAAATGCGCGCACCCGCATGGTGAATTCGCGCGGGTCTGGCTGCACAATGAGATGTTGCAGGTCGAAGGCAGGAAGATGTCCAAATCGCTGGGCAATTTCTTTACCGTGCATGATCTGCTGGAGCAGGGCGTTCCGGGCGAAGTGATCCGGTTCGTTTTCCTGCAGACGCATTATCGCAAGCCGATGGACTGGACCGAGAAGAAGGCCCGTGAGGCAGAGGCGACGCTGCGCAAGTGGCGGGCGCTGACATCGGGCATCGAACCCGCTGCCAGCGCGGCACCTGCTGTTGTCGAGGCTTTAGCTGATGACTTGAACACTGCAGGTGCTATGACAGAACTTTACCGTTTGGAGCGTCAGATAAGCCGTCAAAAAACAGCACTGAATGAACCTATGAATCTAACTTCAGGTTTGCTGCAGAACTTCTTGGCAAGTGCGCAATTGCTGGGTTTGCTGTTACCTGAGGCGGGGGCGTGGGCACAAACATCGCAGATTGGCGAGGAGTTGGATGACTTGATCCAAGAACTCTTGATGGTGAGGTCCCAAGCAAGGACAGAAAAAAAATGGGCGCAGGCTGATATGATCCGAGACGGTTTCAAAGCTGCTGGCGTAAAAATAAAAGACGGAAATAATGTTGCTTCCTGGTCGATTGAAAAAGACGAACTCGATGCATTGCCATATTTTCATCAAGTCAGAGCGGCATTTGCCTCTGGAAACAGTATCGAATTGCAGCATGCGTTGGATGACGCCAAGGAAGCAGGAGTTCACTTTTCTGATGTTTCTCAACTTGATGTTGCTCCCGCTTGGCGTACAAAGCCGAGCTTTGCGTTTGTTCAGTCTCGTCTAAGAGAATTGAAGCGAGAATTGGAGAGAGGCAAATGA
- the cimA gene encoding citramalate synthase: MTRERLYLYDTTLRDGQQTQGVQFSTAEKVQIAQALDALGVDYIEGGWPGANPTDSAFFEAAPKTAARLTAFGMTKRAGRSAENDDVLAAVMNAGTQAVCLVGKSHDYHVTHALGISLEENTENVRASVAHIVAQGREALFDAEHFFDGYKGNPEYATEVCRAAMEAGARWVVLCDTNGGALPSEVGRIVSEVIAAGLPGERLGIHTHNDTENAVACSLAAVEAGARQIQGTLNGLGERCGNANLTALIPTLLLKEPYASQFETGVSPEALAGLTRISRMLDDVLNRVPSKQAAYVGASAFAHKAGLHASAILKDPSTYEHVDPASIGNERIIPMSNQAGQSNLRKRLTEAGLSVESGDPALGRILERIKDREADGYSYDTAQASFELLARDELGQLPEFFEVKRYKVTVERRKNKYNKMVSLSEAVVVVKVDGEKKLSVSESMDESGNDRGPVNALAKALAKDLGQYSQILSDMRLVDFKVRITQGGTEAVTRVIIDSEDGQGRRWSTVGVSANIVDASFEALLDAIQWKLVRDCDPQKAAAE, from the coding sequence ATGACCAGAGAACGCCTCTATCTTTATGACACCACCCTGCGTGACGGGCAGCAGACGCAGGGCGTGCAGTTTTCGACCGCTGAAAAAGTACAGATCGCACAGGCGCTGGACGCATTGGGGGTGGATTACATCGAAGGCGGCTGGCCCGGCGCCAACCCCACCGACAGCGCGTTTTTCGAGGCTGCCCCAAAGACCGCGGCCCGGTTGACGGCCTTTGGCATGACCAAACGGGCGGGGCGTTCGGCCGAGAATGACGATGTGCTGGCTGCGGTGATGAATGCGGGTACGCAGGCCGTTTGTCTGGTTGGCAAGTCCCATGACTATCACGTGACCCATGCGCTTGGTATTTCGCTTGAAGAGAACACGGAAAACGTTCGTGCTTCGGTGGCACATATCGTTGCGCAAGGGCGCGAGGCGCTGTTCGATGCGGAACATTTCTTTGACGGGTACAAGGGCAACCCGGAATACGCGACTGAAGTTTGCCGGGCCGCGATGGAGGCGGGTGCGCGTTGGGTTGTGCTGTGCGACACCAACGGTGGCGCGTTGCCGTCCGAGGTCGGGCGGATTGTATCAGAGGTGATCGCAGCAGGCCTGCCGGGCGAACGGTTGGGTATTCACACCCATAACGATACAGAGAATGCAGTAGCCTGTTCACTGGCGGCCGTCGAAGCAGGTGCCCGGCAGATTCAGGGAACGCTGAATGGGCTGGGTGAACGCTGTGGCAACGCGAACCTGACGGCCCTGATTCCGACGTTGCTGTTGAAAGAACCCTATGCGTCGCAGTTTGAAACCGGCGTCAGCCCTGAGGCGCTGGCCGGGCTGACCCGCATCAGCCGCATGTTGGATGACGTCCTGAACCGGGTTCCCAGCAAGCAGGCGGCTTATGTCGGCGCATCGGCTTTTGCGCACAAAGCGGGATTGCACGCCAGCGCGATTCTCAAGGACCCATCGACTTACGAGCATGTGGACCCGGCGAGCATAGGCAATGAACGCATCATTCCTATGTCGAACCAGGCTGGTCAGTCGAACCTGCGCAAACGCCTGACCGAAGCAGGGTTGAGCGTTGAATCCGGTGATCCCGCATTGGGCCGAATCCTTGAACGGATCAAGGACCGTGAAGCGGATGGGTATTCCTATGACACCGCACAGGCCAGTTTCGAACTGTTGGCACGGGATGAACTGGGGCAACTGCCAGAATTCTTCGAGGTCAAGCGCTACAAGGTCACCGTTGAGCGGCGGAAAAACAAATACAACAAGATGGTCAGCCTGTCCGAGGCTGTCGTTGTGGTGAAAGTGGATGGTGAAAAGAAACTGTCGGTCAGCGAATCCATGGACGAGTCTGGCAACGACAGGGGGCCTGTGAACGCGCTGGCCAAGGCGTTGGCGAAGGATTTGGGTCAATACTCGCAGATTTTGTCGGACATGCGCCTTGTCGATTTCAAGGTCCGTATCACCCAGGGCGGCACCGAGGCGGTGACACGCGTCATTATCGACAGCGAAGACGGTCAGGGGCGACGTTGGTCGACCGTTGGCGTAAGCGCGAACATAGTTGATGCGTCCTTTGAGGCGCTGCTGGATGCGATCCAATGGAAACTGGTCCGTGATTGTGATCCGCAAAAGGCAGCGGCCGAGTGA